A genomic window from Deinococcus aestuarii includes:
- a CDS encoding phenylalanine--tRNA ligase beta subunit-related protein, with amino-acid sequence MLEIEVTDRWHTTFPGAHVGVLLIGGVDNSAPAPALDRRKREVEARLREQFGGLSRAELLELEVLKAYRDYYRKFDQTYHVQLQLESVVHRGKALPTVSPLVDASFVAELETLVLTASHDADRLEAPVTIDATRGGKAFTQMSGKVRSLKPGDMMMGDGRGVVCTILSGQDARTPVSPGTRRALYVTYAPAGVPEATIWRQLDAIRENVLLFAPHAGVELVDVYASPRPGPALQ; translated from the coding sequence ATGCTGGAGATTGAGGTCACTGACCGCTGGCACACCACCTTTCCCGGGGCGCACGTCGGCGTCCTGCTGATCGGCGGGGTGGACAATTCCGCCCCCGCGCCTGCCCTCGACCGGCGCAAGAGGGAGGTCGAGGCGCGGCTGCGTGAACAGTTCGGGGGCCTCTCGCGGGCGGAATTGCTGGAGTTGGAGGTTTTGAAAGCCTACCGGGACTACTACCGGAAGTTCGACCAGACCTACCACGTCCAGCTTCAACTGGAGTCGGTGGTCCACAGGGGGAAGGCGCTGCCCACCGTCAGCCCCCTCGTGGACGCGAGCTTCGTCGCCGAGCTGGAAACGCTCGTCCTGACCGCCAGCCACGACGCGGACCGGCTGGAGGCGCCCGTGACCATCGACGCCACGCGGGGCGGCAAGGCGTTCACCCAGATGAGCGGGAAGGTCCGGTCCCTCAAACCGGGGGACATGATGATGGGCGACGGCAGGGGGGTGGTCTGCACCATCCTCTCCGGGCAGGACGCGCGGACGCCCGTTTCCCCGGGGACCCGCCGCGCCCTGTACGTGACCTACGCTCCGGCAGGCGTTCCCGAAGCAACGATTTGGCGGCAACTCGACGCCATCCGCGAGAACGTCCTGCTCTTCGCGCCGCACGCCGGGGTGGAGCTGGTCGATGTCTACGCCTCACCCCGGCCAGGCCCCGCGCTCCAGTAG
- a CDS encoding polyamine ABC transporter substrate-binding protein — MKRALLLIAALLCLTACRRVEPEDTGATSTPTARNDGRTLRIFMWSDYIDPEVVEDFERHEGVRVVIDTFESNEAMLAKLQGGGAAYDLATPSNYVVQTMVRAGLLQPMRKELLGNFGNIAAGFLNPNFDPGNTYTVPYQYAATGLAFNAKRYTPPQESWSLIFGPTDTVRFALLDDPREVIGAALKSLGYSVNSSEVEELRAARDLLRRTVAKRGFESFSGGPEIRNKLLAGSIDLGQIYVGDLLQGAAEDPNLKVFLPREGTTISTDTLVLLRSSPNPALARRFVDFVLDPEVSAAISNYTYYGNPNAKAQPLLDPFLRSQRAFNPTAEDFSSGRVEFINELPRGTTTRLYDRIWTELKAR; from the coding sequence ATGAAGAGGGCGCTCCTCCTCATTGCTGCTCTCCTCTGTCTGACGGCCTGTCGCCGCGTCGAACCGGAGGACACGGGCGCCACTTCCACCCCGACCGCCCGGAACGACGGCCGTACCCTGCGCATCTTCATGTGGTCGGACTACATCGACCCCGAGGTGGTGGAGGACTTCGAGCGGCACGAGGGCGTGCGGGTGGTCATCGACACCTTCGAGAGCAACGAGGCCATGCTCGCCAAGCTGCAAGGGGGCGGGGCCGCCTACGACCTCGCCACGCCGAGCAACTACGTGGTGCAGACGATGGTGCGGGCTGGATTGCTTCAACCTATGCGGAAGGAGTTGCTGGGGAACTTCGGCAACATCGCCGCCGGGTTCCTCAACCCCAACTTCGACCCCGGCAACACGTACACCGTGCCCTACCAGTACGCGGCGACCGGCCTCGCCTTCAACGCGAAACGCTACACGCCCCCGCAGGAAAGCTGGAGCCTGATCTTCGGCCCCACGGACACGGTGCGTTTCGCCCTCCTCGACGACCCCCGCGAGGTGATCGGGGCGGCCCTCAAGTCCCTGGGCTACTCGGTCAACAGCTCCGAAGTCGAGGAACTGCGCGCCGCCCGCGACCTCCTGCGCCGCACCGTCGCCAAACGCGGCTTCGAGTCCTTCAGCGGCGGCCCCGAGATACGCAACAAGCTGCTCGCGGGGAGCATCGATCTCGGCCAGATTTACGTGGGTGACCTGTTGCAAGGCGCCGCCGAGGACCCCAACCTCAAGGTCTTTCTGCCGCGCGAGGGCACCACGATCAGCACCGACACCCTCGTCCTGTTGCGGAGCAGCCCCAATCCGGCCCTCGCCCGCCGCTTCGTGGATTTCGTCCTCGACCCCGAGGTCAGCGCGGCGATCAGCAACTACACCTACTACGGCAACCCGAACGCGAAGGCTCAGCCCCTGCTCGACCCCTTCTTGCGGTCGCAACGGGCGTTCAACCCCACCGCCGAGGACTTCTCCTCGGGCCGGGTGGAGTTCATCAACGAACTGCCGCGCGGCACCACGACCCGGCTCTACGACCGCATCTGGACGGAACTCAAGGCGCGGTAG
- a CDS encoding ACT domain-containing protein has translation MTDPAQLMLSILDGEVVVSQLPPGSPLPGWATSGDLWAVVGAPGEISVVTAAGNVPSPPPAGLRVEAGWVALRLHGPFPFHLTGILAAVLNPLRDAGVGIFTLSTFDTDYVLVKRERLAEAVSALRAAGHRVGEG, from the coding sequence ATGACCGACCCAGCGCAGCTCATGCTCTCGATTCTGGACGGGGAAGTCGTGGTGTCACAGCTTCCTCCCGGGTCTCCCCTGCCGGGCTGGGCCACCTCCGGGGACCTCTGGGCGGTGGTGGGGGCGCCGGGCGAGATCAGCGTGGTGACGGCGGCGGGGAACGTGCCGAGCCCGCCCCCCGCTGGCCTGCGCGTGGAGGCCGGTTGGGTGGCCTTGCGGCTCCACGGCCCCTTCCCCTTCCACCTCACCGGGATTCTCGCGGCGGTGCTGAACCCCTTGAGGGACGCGGGCGTGGGCATCTTCACCCTGTCCACCTTCGACACCGACTATGTGCTGGTCAAGCGAGAGCGGCTGGCCGAGGCCGTCTCGGCGCTGCGGGCGGCGGGGCACAGGGTCGGGGAGGGCTGA
- a CDS encoding rhodanese-like domain-containing protein gives MPLPGGVTVLDLRPEDLRQREPLERLTPLPVRAVSLDAIEDGTHGLSPDLGPLVVVCERGARSGLAARYLQADGLEASAYPGGVPALVREGEEKARAAGTNPPLP, from the coding sequence ATGCCCCTCCCCGGCGGCGTGACCGTCCTCGACCTGCGGCCCGAGGACCTGCGGCAGCGTGAGCCCCTGGAGCGTTTGACCCCCCTCCCGGTGCGCGCCGTCTCCCTGGACGCCATCGAGGACGGCACGCACGGGCTGAGCCCCGACCTCGGCCCCCTCGTCGTGGTCTGCGAGCGGGGCGCGCGTTCGGGGCTGGCCGCGCGCTACCTTCAGGCGGACGGCCTGGAGGCGAGCGCCTACCCCGGCGGCGTCCCGGCCCTGGTCCGCGAGGGTGAAGAAAAAGCCAGGGCGGCGGGCACGAACCCGCCTCTACCCTGA
- a CDS encoding ABC transporter permease: MLTLRRFLATLGPGTLWLVAFLVVPLLVMLGYSLLTRTDLAQVGPPWTLENWGRVFGYDALFQEWVTDNLRVLGRSLWIAGASTLLCVLMGYPLAFYIARQDARRKNLLLLLLIIPFWTNFLIRVYAWILILRPFDLVPSLTATFLGMVYAFLPFFVLPVYASAEKVDWRLLEAAQDLGASPVRAFFAAVFPQTLPGLVAGLLLTFIPALGTFVVSDILGGAKTALIGNLIQNQFGQAGDWPYGSALSFLLMGVVLLGLWLYARTAGQKGLEELV; encoded by the coding sequence ATGCTGACCCTCCGCCGCTTCCTCGCCACCCTCGGGCCCGGCACGCTCTGGCTCGTCGCCTTTCTCGTCGTGCCGCTGCTCGTCATGCTGGGGTACTCGCTGCTGACCCGCACGGACCTCGCGCAGGTGGGGCCGCCGTGGACGCTGGAGAATTGGGGTCGCGTCTTCGGGTACGACGCCCTCTTTCAGGAGTGGGTGACGGACAACCTGCGGGTGCTGGGCCGTAGCCTGTGGATCGCGGGGGCAAGCACCCTGCTCTGCGTCCTGATGGGCTACCCCCTCGCCTTCTACATCGCCCGGCAGGACGCGCGACGCAAGAATCTGTTGCTGCTCTTGCTGATCATCCCCTTCTGGACGAACTTCCTGATCCGGGTCTATGCCTGGATTCTGATTCTGCGGCCCTTCGACCTCGTGCCGAGTCTCACCGCCACCTTTCTGGGGATGGTCTACGCCTTCCTGCCCTTCTTCGTGCTGCCCGTGTACGCCAGCGCCGAGAAGGTGGACTGGCGACTCCTGGAGGCGGCGCAGGACCTCGGGGCAAGCCCGGTACGCGCCTTTTTCGCCGCCGTGTTCCCGCAGACGCTCCCCGGCCTCGTCGCGGGGCTGCTGCTGACCTTCATCCCCGCGCTGGGCACCTTTGTCGTCAGCGACATTCTCGGCGGGGCGAAGACGGCCCTGATCGGCAACCTCATCCAGAACCAGTTCGGGCAGGCGGGCGACTGGCCCTACGGCTCGGCGCTGAGCTTCCTGCTGATGGGCGTGGTGCTCCTCGGGCTGTGGCTCTACGCGCGGACGGCGGGTCAGAAGGGGTTGGAGGAGTTGGTGTGA
- a CDS encoding rhodanese-like domain-containing protein, whose product MREVTPEEGQKMVQEGALLVDVREGHEYEEVHAEGARLMPLSEFEARSGELPKDRPLVMICRSGARSARAGQYLLDHGYTDVVNLGGGTLAWAENGLPTEGGKG is encoded by the coding sequence ATGAGGGAAGTCACACCCGAAGAGGGGCAGAAGATGGTGCAGGAGGGGGCGCTCCTCGTGGACGTGCGCGAGGGGCACGAGTACGAGGAGGTCCACGCCGAGGGCGCTCGGCTCATGCCCCTCAGCGAGTTCGAGGCCCGCTCCGGGGAACTGCCGAAAGACCGCCCCCTGGTGATGATCTGCCGCAGCGGGGCCCGCAGCGCCCGCGCCGGGCAGTACCTGCTCGACCACGGGTACACCGACGTGGTGAATCTGGGCGGCGGCACGCTGGCCTGGGCGGAGAACGGTCTGCCCACCGAAGGAGGGAAGGGCTGA
- a CDS encoding metal-sulfur cluster assembly factor encodes MDDTKSDTANTNVTAPDATPEGLPSEAQVLEALKVVKDPEIPVNVVDLGLIYGVDIGEGGVVEITMTLTSVGCPVQDLIRADAEMAVGRLDGVSEVNVEFVWTPPWGPDKMTEDGKRQMRMFGFSV; translated from the coding sequence ATGGACGACACGAAGAGCGACACGGCGAACACCAACGTCACCGCACCGGACGCGACCCCGGAGGGCCTGCCCAGCGAGGCGCAGGTTCTCGAAGCCCTCAAGGTCGTCAAGGACCCCGAAATTCCCGTCAACGTCGTGGACCTCGGGCTGATCTACGGGGTGGACATCGGCGAGGGCGGCGTCGTGGAGATCACCATGACCCTCACGAGCGTGGGCTGCCCGGTGCAGGACCTGATCCGCGCCGACGCCGAGATGGCCGTCGGCCGCCTCGACGGGGTGAGCGAGGTCAACGTCGAGTTCGTCTGGACGCCGCCGTGGGGTCCGGACAAGATGACGGAGGACGGCAAGCGCCAGATGCGGATGTTCGGCTTCAGCGTCTAG
- a CDS encoding ABC transporter permease → MVFAFLYLPILVLIVFSFNDSRFGATWEGFTLRWYGVLAARSDVREALGNTLLVALSSTVISTVLGTLVGLGLWRYSFRFRTGLTFLLVLPIVIPDVVMGVSLLMFYALVRSGLELTGWTFDNGFWTVMLAHVTFQISYVALTVRSRLAGYGPELEEAARDLGANGVQSFLRVILPLALPGVLAGALLAFTLSLDDFVVTYFTSGSGFRTLPVVIYTSVRRGVTPDINALSTLLVLFTVVAILVGNAILRPRRGRA, encoded by the coding sequence ATGGTCTTCGCCTTCCTCTACCTGCCCATCCTCGTCCTGATCGTCTTTTCCTTCAACGACTCTCGCTTCGGGGCGACGTGGGAGGGCTTTACCCTGCGGTGGTACGGGGTGCTCGCCGCCCGGTCGGACGTGCGGGAGGCGCTGGGGAACACGCTCCTCGTCGCCCTGAGCAGCACGGTCATCAGCACGGTCCTGGGCACCCTCGTCGGCCTGGGGCTGTGGCGCTACTCCTTCCGCTTCCGCACAGGGCTCACCTTCCTGCTCGTGCTGCCCATCGTGATCCCCGACGTGGTGATGGGCGTCAGCCTGCTGATGTTCTACGCGCTCGTCCGCAGCGGCCTCGAACTCACCGGCTGGACCTTCGACAACGGCTTCTGGACGGTGATGCTCGCGCACGTCACCTTCCAGATCAGCTACGTCGCCCTGACCGTCCGCTCGCGCCTCGCCGGGTACGGCCCGGAGCTGGAGGAGGCGGCGCGCGACCTGGGGGCGAACGGCGTGCAGTCCTTCCTGCGGGTGATTCTGCCCCTCGCGCTGCCGGGGGTACTGGCCGGGGCCCTCCTCGCCTTCACCCTCAGCCTGGACGACTTCGTGGTCACCTACTTCACGAGCGGCTCGGGCTTCCGCACCCTGCCCGTCGTGATCTACACGTCGGTGCGGCGCGGCGTGACGCCCGACATCAACGCGCTGAGTACCCTGCTCGTGCTGTTCACGGTGGTCGCCATCCTCGTCGGGAACGCGATTCTGAGGCCGCGCCGGGGGCGAGCATGA
- a CDS encoding zinc metallopeptidase, with amino-acid sequence MIFGPYTLLIIVIFVASLLIQGYLSRTYGQWGRVRNTHNMTGAQVARLMLDENGLSHVPVNVVPGNLTDHYDPMRKTVNLSEANYHVPSVSALAVAAHEVGHAVQDKVRMPALVLRGRLAVPLSLGMNLAPLLLLAGVFLQLTGLLWLGVILFAGALLFHLVTLPVEFDASRRALAYLNGRGIVAGRESQGAKAVLTAAALTYVAGFAMALAQLLNVLGIARSQSD; translated from the coding sequence ATGATCTTCGGCCCGTACACACTACTGATCATCGTCATTTTCGTCGCCTCGCTGCTGATCCAGGGGTACCTCAGCCGGACCTACGGCCAGTGGGGGCGCGTGCGCAACACGCACAACATGACCGGCGCGCAGGTGGCCCGCCTGATGCTCGACGAGAACGGCCTTTCACACGTGCCCGTCAACGTGGTCCCCGGCAACCTGACCGATCACTACGACCCCATGCGCAAGACGGTGAACCTCTCGGAGGCCAATTACCACGTCCCCAGCGTCTCGGCCCTGGCGGTCGCCGCCCACGAGGTCGGGCACGCCGTTCAGGACAAGGTGCGGATGCCCGCCCTGGTGCTGCGCGGGCGCCTCGCCGTGCCGCTGAGCCTGGGCATGAACCTCGCGCCGCTGCTGCTGCTCGCGGGCGTCTTCTTGCAACTCACCGGCCTGCTGTGGCTCGGGGTGATCCTCTTCGCGGGGGCGCTGCTCTTCCACCTGGTCACCCTGCCCGTCGAGTTTGACGCCAGCCGCCGGGCGCTCGCCTACCTGAACGGGCGCGGCATCGTCGCCGGGCGCGAGAGCCAGGGCGCGAAGGCCGTGCTGACCGCCGCCGCCCTGACCTACGTCGCGGGCTTCGCGATGGCGCTCGCGCAGCTCCTGAACGTGCTGGGGATCGCGCGCAGCCAGAGCGACTGA
- a CDS encoding universal stress protein has translation MPPDEGTARPTLLVTTDTSALGDHALAHAQALAGGLGAELCALLVLPDPLPAVADGIAYLPPVSPEDLLAERREAEEGLAARVPGARVRVERAAGRPVPGVILAVAREENIRLIVMSTHGRSGLSRALLGSVAEGVAHHSPVPVLLVRANHPVTPWVGASQAERVG, from the coding sequence ATGCCCCCCGACGAAGGAACGGCCCGGCCCACCCTGCTCGTGACCACCGACACCAGCGCGCTCGGTGACCACGCCCTCGCCCACGCACAGGCGCTCGCCGGCGGACTGGGGGCGGAGCTGTGCGCGCTGCTCGTGCTGCCCGATCCCCTCCCCGCCGTGGCGGACGGGATCGCCTACCTGCCGCCCGTGAGCCCGGAGGACCTGCTCGCGGAGCGGCGGGAGGCCGAGGAGGGGCTCGCCGCCCGCGTGCCCGGCGCCCGGGTGCGGGTGGAGCGGGCCGCCGGACGCCCCGTGCCGGGCGTCATCCTGGCGGTGGCGCGCGAGGAGAACATCCGCCTGATCGTGATGAGCACCCACGGGCGCAGCGGCCTGAGCCGCGCCCTCCTCGGCAGCGTGGCGGAGGGGGTGGCGCACCACTCGCCCGTGCCGGTGCTGCTCGTGCGGGCGAACCACCCGGTCACGCCCTGGGTCGGAGCGTCCCAGGCCGAGCGGGTGGGCTGA
- a CDS encoding stage V sporulation protein S, with protein sequence METLRVSGKSRPNAVAGAVAALLRSQGRVELQAIGPAAVNQAVKALAIARGYLVGDGLDLTAQPAFVKLDLAEEERTAVTFTVLALRRQDTAG encoded by the coding sequence GTGGAAACCCTGCGCGTGTCCGGTAAATCCCGGCCCAATGCGGTCGCCGGGGCGGTGGCGGCCCTGCTGCGTTCGCAGGGCCGGGTGGAACTCCAGGCCATCGGACCCGCCGCCGTGAATCAGGCGGTCAAGGCGCTGGCGATTGCGCGCGGCTACCTCGTCGGCGACGGCCTCGACCTCACCGCGCAGCCCGCCTTCGTCAAGCTCGACCTGGCCGAGGAGGAGCGGACCGCCGTGACCTTCACCGTCTTGGCCCTGCGGCGACAGGACACGGCGGGCTGA
- a CDS encoding MerR family transcriptional regulator, whose protein sequence is MRGRLIISRFAVLTGLSPKTLRYYDEIGLLCPESVDESTGYRSYGVAQIERAVRIRRWRELGLPIDDIRLILDRPDHAREVLLRHEQRLSAEIDDRQRSLLHLRTLLQEAPMDYRVEHLPARQTLSIRTRLQPPHYEVIPEALRELTMYMKARGYQSDAPSFFVHDNDDRGEGSLVEVCLPVAGRAEPHGRIEVRTFGGGRAFVGRFVGPYDQTGAAYSAVVEEALRRGLSITGVTAEFYVKSVPDTPNPEAYETDIAFFLEEGEVRS, encoded by the coding sequence ATGCGAGGTCGCCTAATCATCTCCCGCTTCGCCGTCCTGACCGGCCTGTCCCCGAAAACCCTGCGGTACTACGACGAGATCGGCCTGTTGTGCCCCGAGTCCGTCGACGAATCCACGGGCTACCGGTCCTACGGCGTCGCCCAGATCGAGCGAGCCGTCCGGATCCGCCGTTGGCGTGAACTGGGGCTGCCCATCGACGACATCCGGCTGATCCTCGACCGTCCCGACCATGCGAGGGAGGTGTTGCTTCGTCACGAACAACGGCTGAGCGCCGAAATCGACGACCGACAGCGGTCGCTGCTGCACCTGCGCACCCTGCTTCAGGAGGCCCCTATGGACTACCGCGTCGAGCACCTGCCCGCCCGCCAGACCCTGAGCATCCGCACACGTCTCCAGCCACCCCATTACGAGGTCATTCCCGAAGCGCTGCGTGAACTGACGATGTACATGAAGGCCCGGGGCTACCAGAGTGACGCCCCGAGCTTCTTCGTGCATGACAACGACGACCGTGGCGAAGGCAGTCTCGTCGAGGTCTGTCTGCCCGTTGCGGGGAGAGCGGAGCCTCACGGGCGCATTGAGGTCAGGACATTCGGGGGGGGCAGGGCCTTCGTCGGGCGTTTCGTGGGACCCTACGACCAGACGGGGGCCGCGTACTCCGCCGTGGTGGAGGAAGCCCTCCGGCGGGGGCTGAGCATCACCGGTGTGACCGCCGAGTTCTACGTGAAGAGCGTTCCGGATACCCCGAATCCAGAGGCTTACGAGACGGACATCGCCTTCTTTCTGGAAGAGGGTGAAGTGAGGTCCTGA
- a CDS encoding DMT family transporter encodes MLRSTPFAVNPPVLARLQLTFAMLLAGSSVVFSKVVAAALPAFLANALILLLASAVLLGLTWRLEGGLRVPREAWRPLALQALCGVVLFRVFLFYGLPLTSAASAGILTSATPAVTALLAWLVLRERLGPRGVLGVLLTVLGVLVLTVPGASGGVGSRPVLGNLLVLGAVVGEALWNVLSRLSVARLSPLTATTLVTLLALGMFLPLAVPQAVAFDFSTLSLTEVSALVYYALGATVLAYLLWFAGVRRVGAGTAAVFTGWLPVSAVACSALILNEPLTAWHGLGLGCVLCATLVFARR; translated from the coding sequence GTGCTGCGCTCCACCCCCTTTGCGGTGAATCCGCCCGTCCTCGCCCGGCTGCAACTCACCTTCGCCATGCTGCTCGCGGGCAGTTCCGTCGTCTTCAGCAAGGTGGTGGCGGCGGCCCTGCCCGCCTTCCTCGCCAACGCCCTGATCCTGCTGCTCGCCTCGGCGGTGCTGCTCGGGCTGACGTGGCGGCTGGAGGGCGGGCTGCGGGTGCCGCGTGAAGCCTGGCGTCCGCTCGCGCTGCAAGCCCTGTGCGGCGTCGTGCTGTTCCGGGTGTTCCTGTTCTACGGCCTGCCCCTCACCTCCGCCGCCTCGGCGGGCATCCTGACGAGCGCCACGCCCGCCGTGACCGCGCTGCTCGCGTGGCTCGTGCTGCGTGAGCGGCTGGGTCCGCGTGGGGTGCTCGGCGTGCTCCTCACCGTCCTGGGCGTCCTCGTGCTGACGGTGCCGGGCGCGTCGGGCGGTGTGGGCAGCCGTCCGGTGCTCGGGAACCTGCTCGTCCTCGGCGCGGTGGTGGGGGAAGCCCTCTGGAACGTCCTGAGCAGGCTCTCGGTGGCCCGGCTGAGCCCGCTCACGGCGACCACCCTCGTCACCCTGCTCGCCCTGGGGATGTTCCTTCCCCTGGCCGTTCCGCAGGCGGTGGCGTTCGACTTCTCCACCCTGAGCCTCACGGAAGTGTCGGCCCTCGTGTACTACGCCCTGGGTGCGACCGTCCTGGCGTACCTGCTGTGGTTCGCGGGCGTGCGGCGGGTGGGGGCGGGCACGGCGGCGGTCTTCACCGGCTGGCTGCCCGTGAGTGCCGTGGCCTGCTCGGCCCTGATTTTGAATGAACCGCTGACCGCCTGGCACGGGCTGGGGCTGGGCTGCGTCCTCTGCGCCACCCTGGTCTTCGCGCGCAGGTGA
- a CDS encoding 3'-5' exonuclease, which translates to MENFGRYLNVIDVEATCWEGAPPPGQVNEIIEVGLCVVDTVTRQRVGRHRLLVRPERSEVSEFCTRLTGWTPEDVRDGLSFAEACRVLEGEH; encoded by the coding sequence GTGGAAAATTTTGGCCGCTACCTGAACGTCATCGACGTGGAGGCGACCTGCTGGGAGGGTGCGCCGCCGCCCGGTCAGGTGAACGAGATCATCGAGGTCGGGCTGTGCGTCGTGGACACGGTGACCCGGCAGCGGGTCGGGCGCCACCGCCTCCTCGTCCGGCCCGAACGTTCGGAGGTCAGCGAGTTCTGCACACGGCTCACCGGATGGACCCCCGAGGATGTGCGGGACGGGCTCTCTTTCGCCGAAGCCTGCCGCGTCCTCGAAGGGGAACACTAG
- a CDS encoding AraC family transcriptional regulator, with amino-acid sequence MRSWRAPECGGLDLLHGTFTTHAFSRHTHETYSIGLLGHGAMAFACRGGMHTLHPGMIGVIHPDEVHTGHAAGEDGWTYRNLHPDAALLEGVLAELGERRPFLPRLPVVIDDAPLAHALVTAHRAFEEPASSLARESLLHGALGSLITRHAQRSPNPPNPGREHTALGRVRAVLEDEYARNVTLDELARLAGLNAFTLLRAFRRAYGLPPHAYQLQVRLRHARRLLREGETPAQAALHTGFADQSHLGRHFRRTFGVTPDGYRRGASRTF; translated from the coding sequence GTGCGGAGCTGGCGGGCACCGGAGTGCGGCGGGCTCGACCTGCTGCACGGCACCTTCACCACCCACGCCTTCTCCCGGCACACGCACGAGACGTACAGCATCGGCCTGCTGGGGCACGGGGCGATGGCCTTCGCGTGTCGGGGCGGAATGCACACCCTGCACCCGGGAATGATCGGCGTGATCCACCCGGACGAGGTGCACACCGGGCACGCGGCGGGCGAGGACGGCTGGACCTACCGCAACCTGCACCCGGACGCGGCGCTCCTTGAGGGCGTCCTGGCCGAACTCGGCGAGCGCCGCCCATTCCTGCCCCGGCTGCCCGTCGTGATCGACGATGCGCCCCTCGCCCACGCCCTCGTCACCGCGCACCGGGCCTTCGAGGAGCCCGCCTCCAGCCTGGCGCGGGAATCGCTGCTGCACGGCGCGCTGGGGAGCCTGATCACCCGCCATGCCCAGCGTTCTCCGAACCCTCCCAACCCCGGGCGGGAACACACCGCGCTGGGCCGCGTCCGGGCCGTGCTGGAGGACGAGTACGCGCGCAACGTCACCCTGGACGAACTCGCGCGGCTCGCGGGGCTGAACGCCTTCACCCTGCTGCGCGCCTTTCGCCGGGCCTACGGGCTGCCGCCGCACGCCTACCAGCTCCAGGTGCGGTTGCGGCACGCCCGTCGTCTGTTGCGGGAGGGTGAGACGCCCGCGCAGGCCGCTCTCCACACGGGTTTCGCCGACCAGAGCCACCTCGGCAGGCACTTCCGGCGCACCTTCGGCGTCACGCCCGACGGGTACCGCCGGGGGGCGTCAAGAACGTTCTAG
- a CDS encoding ABC transporter ATP-binding protein has translation MFKSFRGPSGGETRVLDDIDLDIRRGEFFSLLGPSGCGKTTLLRILAGFEDADAGAVLIGGRDMTGVPPHRRPVNTVFQSYALFPHMTVFDNVAFGLRQKRVPPAQVRERVGRALETVRIAEFAPRRPDQLSGGQRQRVALARAIVNEPEVLLLDEPLSALDLKLRKELQVELSNLQETLGITFVFVTHDQEEALVMSDRIAVMNRGRIEQLGRAEELYERPRTAFVANFLGQSNLIPGTVREAGPGGAVVQTPHGPLRTRYGAGIPVGREVTLSIRPEKLRMERDDETEGNEIRARVDDIVYTGAENQYLLEANGQRLVVFQLNADIGADEDFDYEEEVALYLPPENLVILEEG, from the coding sequence GTGTTCAAGAGCTTTCGCGGGCCGTCGGGCGGCGAGACGCGCGTGCTGGACGACATCGACCTCGACATCCGAAGGGGCGAGTTCTTCAGCCTGCTCGGTCCCTCGGGCTGCGGCAAGACCACGCTGTTGCGCATCCTGGCGGGCTTCGAGGACGCCGACGCGGGGGCCGTCCTGATCGGCGGGCGGGACATGACGGGCGTGCCGCCGCACCGCCGTCCGGTCAACACCGTGTTTCAGAGCTATGCGCTCTTCCCGCATATGACCGTGTTCGACAACGTGGCCTTCGGACTGCGGCAAAAGCGTGTCCCTCCCGCCCAGGTACGCGAGCGGGTGGGCCGCGCGCTGGAGACCGTCCGCATCGCTGAATTCGCCCCCCGCCGCCCCGACCAGCTTTCCGGCGGGCAGCGGCAACGGGTGGCCCTCGCCCGCGCCATCGTGAACGAGCCGGAGGTTCTTCTGCTTGACGAGCCGCTCTCGGCCCTCGACCTCAAGCTGCGCAAGGAACTTCAGGTCGAACTCTCCAACCTTCAGGAAACGCTGGGCATCACCTTCGTCTTCGTCACCCACGACCAGGAGGAGGCGCTGGTGATGAGCGACCGCATCGCCGTCATGAACCGGGGCCGCATTGAGCAACTGGGCCGCGCCGAGGAGTTGTACGAGCGCCCCCGCACCGCCTTCGTGGCGAACTTCCTGGGCCAGAGCAACCTCATCCCCGGCACGGTGCGCGAGGCTGGACCGGGCGGCGCCGTCGTCCAGACGCCCCACGGCCCCCTGCGGACGCGTTACGGCGCGGGTATCCCCGTCGGGCGCGAGGTCACCCTCAGCATCCGCCCCGAGAAGCTGCGGATGGAGCGCGACGATGAAACCGAGGGCAACGAAATACGCGCCCGCGTGGACGACATCGTGTACACCGGGGCCGAGAATCAGTACCTGCTGGAGGCCAACGGCCAGCGCCTCGTCGTCTTCCAGCTCAACGCCGACATCGGCGCGGACGAGGACTTCGACTATGAGGAAGAGGTCGCGCTGTACTTGCCGCCGGAGAACCTGGTGATCCTGGAGGAAGGGTGA